A genomic window from Pantoea alhagi includes:
- the livG gene encoding high-affinity branched-chain amino acid ABC transporter ATP-binding protein LivG: MSQPLLTVEGLMMRFGGLLAVNNVALELHPQEIVSLIGPNGAGKTTVFNCLTGFYKPTGGSIRLGDRQLAGLPGQQIARMGIVRTFQHVRLFREMTVIENLLVAQHQHLKSGLFAGLLKTPAFRRSENEALDQAANWLQRVGLLEMANRQAGNLAYGQQRRLEIARCMVTRPEILMLDEPAAGLNPKETHELDELIAELRSEHKVTVLLIEHDMKLVMGISDRIYVVNQGTPLANGTPEEIRNNPDVIRAYLGEA; encoded by the coding sequence ATGAGTCAGCCTTTATTAACGGTGGAAGGCCTGATGATGCGCTTTGGCGGCCTGCTGGCGGTCAATAACGTGGCGCTGGAGCTGCATCCACAAGAGATCGTGTCGCTGATTGGCCCGAACGGGGCGGGCAAAACCACGGTGTTTAACTGCCTGACCGGTTTTTATAAGCCGACCGGCGGATCGATTCGCTTAGGCGATCGCCAGCTGGCCGGGTTGCCGGGCCAGCAGATTGCACGCATGGGCATCGTGCGTACCTTCCAGCATGTCCGCCTGTTTCGCGAAATGACAGTGATTGAAAACCTGCTGGTGGCGCAGCATCAGCATCTGAAAAGCGGCCTGTTTGCTGGCCTGTTGAAAACGCCTGCTTTCCGGCGTAGCGAAAACGAGGCGCTGGATCAGGCTGCCAACTGGCTACAGCGCGTTGGGCTGCTGGAGATGGCTAACCGGCAGGCGGGCAATCTGGCTTACGGTCAGCAGCGTCGGCTGGAAATTGCCCGTTGTATGGTAACGCGTCCGGAAATTCTGATGCTGGATGAGCCTGCGGCGGGCCTGAACCCGAAAGAGACCCATGAGCTGGATGAGCTGATTGCGGAGCTGCGCAGCGAGCATAAGGTCACGGTGCTGCTTATTGAGCATGATATGAAGCTGGTAATGGGTATTTCCGATCGCATCTATGTGGTTAACCAGGGAACGCCGCTGGCAAACGGCACGCCGGAAGAGATCCGTAATAATCCGGACGTGATCCGCGCATATTTAGGTGAGGCATAA
- the ugpB gene encoding sn-glycerol-3-phosphate ABC transporter substrate-binding protein UgpB, which translates to MSSFTFRHTALSIVLGLALSGKALAATEIPFWHSMEGELGKEVDSLAQRFNQAHPDYKIVPVYKGNYEQSLAAGIAAVRTGKAPAILQVYEVGTATMMASKAIKPVYEVFNDAGIKFDESQFVPTVAGYYTDAKSGHLLSQPFNSSTPVLYYNKDAFKKAGLDPEQPPKTWQQLAKDTAALRKAGMKCGYASGWQGWIQIENFSAWHGLPVATEDNGFGGTSAELIFNKPEQVRHIAMLQEMNKKGDFTYFGRKDESTEKFYNGDCAITTASSGSLADIRQHAKFNYGVGMMPYDESVPSAPQNAIIGGASLWVMQGKDSATYKGVAEFLQYLALPENAAEWHQKTGYLPITRAAYDLTRQQGFYEKNPGADIATRQMLNKPPLPFTKGLRLGNMPQIRTIVDEELEGVWSGSKTPQAALDSAVQRGNLLLRRFEQQVK; encoded by the coding sequence ATGTCCTCCTTTACGTTTCGTCATACCGCTCTCAGCATTGTGCTGGGGCTGGCACTGAGCGGCAAGGCCCTGGCCGCGACGGAAATTCCGTTCTGGCACTCTATGGAAGGCGAATTAGGCAAAGAAGTTGACTCACTGGCACAACGTTTCAACCAGGCGCACCCCGATTATAAAATCGTACCGGTTTATAAAGGCAACTATGAACAGAGCCTGGCGGCCGGTATCGCTGCGGTACGTACCGGCAAAGCACCGGCGATTTTGCAGGTTTACGAGGTCGGCACTGCCACCATGATGGCTTCTAAAGCGATCAAGCCGGTCTATGAAGTGTTTAACGATGCAGGCATCAAATTCGATGAATCGCAGTTTGTGCCGACGGTCGCGGGTTACTATACCGATGCGAAAAGCGGACACCTGCTTTCGCAGCCGTTTAACAGCTCCACGCCGGTGCTTTATTACAACAAAGACGCCTTTAAGAAAGCGGGCTTAGATCCCGAACAGCCGCCTAAAACCTGGCAGCAGCTGGCAAAAGATACGGCGGCGCTGCGAAAAGCGGGCATGAAGTGCGGCTACGCCAGCGGCTGGCAGGGCTGGATCCAAATTGAAAACTTCAGCGCCTGGCACGGTTTGCCGGTGGCCACCGAGGACAATGGTTTTGGTGGCACCAGCGCCGAGCTGATTTTCAATAAGCCGGAACAGGTGCGCCATATCGCCATGCTGCAAGAGATGAACAAAAAAGGGGACTTCACCTACTTTGGCCGTAAGGATGAGTCTACTGAAAAGTTCTATAACGGCGACTGTGCGATTACCACCGCCTCATCCGGTTCGCTGGCGGATATACGTCAGCATGCCAAATTCAATTATGGCGTCGGCATGATGCCGTATGACGAAAGCGTGCCTTCCGCGCCGCAGAACGCCATTATCGGCGGAGCCAGCCTGTGGGTAATGCAGGGCAAAGACAGCGCCACCTACAAAGGCGTGGCGGAGTTTTTACAGTATCTCGCTCTGCCGGAAAACGCTGCCGAATGGCATCAGAAAACCGGCTATCTGCCCATTACCCGCGCCGCTTACGATCTGACGCGCCAGCAGGGCTTCTATGAGAAGAACCCAGGCGCGGATATCGCCACGCGTCAGATGCTGAATAAGCCGCCGTTGCCTTTCACCAAAGGTTTACGCCTCGGCAATATGCCGCAGATCCGCACCATTGTTGATGAAGAGCTGGAAGGCGTCTGGAGCGGCAGCAAAACGCCGCAGGCCGCACTGGATTCTGCCGTCCAGCGCGGCAACCTGCTGCTGCGTCGTTTCGAACAACAGGTGAAGTAA
- the ftsX gene encoding permease-like cell division protein FtsX → MANKRNKRVPAPKTKQPSKSKALKGGWQEQWRYAWRGTLSDMWRQPLATLLTVMVIAISLTLPSVCYMVWKNVSQAAEQWYPAPQLTLYLSKTLDDSAAENVVATLKKEPSVAKVNYLSREEALGEFRNWSGFGGALDMLEQNPLPAVVIITPEMNFQNEKTLQTLRDRVQHVEGVDEVRMDDSWFARLAALTGLVGQVATMIGILMLVAVFLVIGNSVRLSIFARRDTINVQKLIGATDGFILRPFLYGGALLGFGGALLSLILSEILVFRLESVVAQVAAVFGTTFRLSGLSWDESLLLLLLSAMIGWIAAWLATVQHLRRFTPQ, encoded by the coding sequence GTGGCTAATAAACGCAACAAGCGCGTACCGGCGCCAAAAACCAAACAGCCGTCGAAAAGCAAAGCGCTGAAGGGCGGCTGGCAGGAGCAGTGGCGTTACGCCTGGCGCGGCACGCTCTCCGATATGTGGCGTCAGCCGTTGGCCACGCTGTTAACGGTAATGGTAATTGCCATCTCGCTGACGCTGCCCAGCGTCTGCTATATGGTATGGAAAAACGTCAGCCAGGCGGCGGAGCAATGGTATCCGGCACCGCAGCTGACGCTTTACCTGTCAAAAACGCTGGATGACAGCGCGGCGGAAAATGTCGTGGCGACGCTGAAGAAAGAGCCGAGCGTAGCGAAAGTTAACTATCTGTCGCGCGAAGAGGCGTTGGGCGAATTTCGTAACTGGTCAGGCTTTGGCGGCGCGCTCGATATGCTGGAGCAGAATCCATTGCCGGCGGTGGTGATCATTACCCCGGAAATGAATTTCCAGAACGAGAAAACGCTGCAAACGCTGCGCGATCGCGTACAGCATGTTGAAGGCGTGGATGAGGTGCGCATGGACGATAGCTGGTTTGCGCGTCTGGCTGCGCTGACGGGCCTGGTCGGGCAGGTTGCGACCATGATCGGCATCCTGATGCTGGTGGCGGTATTTCTGGTGATCGGCAACAGCGTGCGCCTCAGCATCTTTGCCCGACGCGATACGATTAACGTGCAAAAGCTAATCGGCGCGACTGACGGCTTTATCCTGCGTCCTTTTCTGTATGGCGGGGCGCTGCTGGGGTTCGGCGGGGCATTGCTGTCACTGATTTTGTCTGAAATTTTGGTTTTCCGCCTTGAGTCGGTGGTTGCCCAGGTGGCTGCGGTGTTTGGCACGACTTTCCGCCTGAGCGGGCTGTCGTGGGATGAGAGCCTGCTGCTGCTGTTGCTGTCGGCGATGATTGGCTGGATAGCGGCCTGGCTGGCGACGGTACAACATTTACGTCGTTTTACGCCACAGTAG
- the ugpA gene encoding sn-glycerol-3-phosphate ABC transporter permease UgpA, producing MSSSRPVFQSRWLPWVLVFPQLLITLIFFIWPAGEALWYSVQSVDPFGFSSTFVGLENFSRLLDDDYYLESFWTTLIFSALVTGFGLVISLLFAALTDHVLRLKRFYQTLLLLPYAVAPAIAAVLWMFLFNPGIGLITHFLQSIGYNWNHAQNSGQAMFLVVLASVWQQISYNFLFFFAALQSIPRSLVEAAAIDGAGPVRRFFHLSLPLIAPVSFFLLVVNLVYAFFDTFPVIDAATQGGPVQATTTLIYKIYREGFAGLDLSSSAAQSVVLMFLVIVLTIIQFRYVERKVRYQ from the coding sequence ATGTCGAGTTCTCGTCCCGTTTTCCAGTCACGCTGGCTTCCCTGGGTACTGGTTTTCCCTCAGCTGCTTATTACCCTGATCTTTTTTATCTGGCCAGCCGGCGAAGCGCTCTGGTACTCGGTACAAAGCGTGGATCCCTTTGGCTTTTCCAGTACCTTTGTCGGGCTGGAAAACTTTAGCCGATTGCTGGATGACGACTATTATCTTGAATCCTTCTGGACCACACTCATCTTTAGTGCGCTGGTGACCGGCTTTGGGCTGGTCATTTCGCTACTGTTCGCCGCGCTGACGGATCATGTGCTGCGCCTGAAACGCTTTTATCAGACGCTGCTGCTGCTGCCCTATGCGGTTGCGCCAGCTATCGCCGCCGTGCTGTGGATGTTTTTATTTAACCCCGGCATCGGGTTGATCACCCACTTCCTGCAGAGCATCGGTTACAACTGGAACCACGCACAGAACAGCGGCCAGGCGATGTTTCTGGTGGTGCTGGCCTCGGTATGGCAGCAGATCAGCTACAACTTCCTGTTTTTCTTCGCTGCGCTGCAATCGATCCCGCGTTCGCTGGTTGAAGCGGCCGCGATTGATGGCGCTGGGCCGGTACGCCGCTTCTTTCATCTGTCGCTGCCGCTGATCGCGCCGGTCAGCTTCTTTCTGCTGGTGGTAAACCTGGTTTACGCCTTCTTTGACACCTTCCCGGTGATTGACGCCGCCACGCAGGGCGGTCCGGTACAGGCCACCACCACGCTGATTTATAAGATTTACCGGGAAGGCTTTGCCGGTCTCGATCTCTCTTCATCGGCGGCGCAGTCGGTGGTGCTGATGTTCCTGGTGATTGTCTTAACCATTATTCAGTTCCGCTATGTCGAGCGTAAGGTGCGTTATCAATGA
- the livF gene encoding high-affinity branched-chain amino acid ABC transporter ATP-binding protein LivF — protein sequence MANPMLTLSKVSAHYGKIQALHQVSLEINQGEIVTLIGANGAGKTTLLGTLCGEPRASEGTITFDGKAITDWQTARIMREAIAIVPEGRRVFSRMTVEENLAMGGFFASRQQYQQRIAQVYALFPRLHERRIQRAGTMSGGEQQMLAIGRALMSQPRLLLLDEPSLGLAPIIIQQIFDTIEQLRQEGMTIFLVEQNANQALKLADRGYVLENGHVVLEDSGDALLANEAVRSAYLGA from the coding sequence ATGGCGAATCCGATGTTAACGCTTAGCAAGGTCAGCGCGCATTACGGCAAAATTCAGGCACTGCATCAGGTTAGTCTGGAGATTAACCAGGGCGAAATTGTCACGCTGATTGGCGCGAACGGAGCGGGAAAAACTACCCTGCTGGGCACCCTGTGCGGCGAGCCGCGCGCGTCTGAAGGCACCATTACCTTTGATGGTAAAGCGATCACCGACTGGCAAACGGCACGCATTATGCGTGAGGCGATTGCTATCGTGCCGGAAGGACGCCGGGTGTTCTCGCGGATGACGGTGGAGGAGAACCTGGCGATGGGCGGCTTCTTCGCCAGCCGCCAGCAATACCAGCAGCGAATTGCGCAGGTTTACGCGCTGTTTCCGCGTCTGCATGAGCGGCGTATTCAGCGCGCGGGCACCATGTCGGGTGGCGAACAGCAAATGCTGGCGATTGGCCGTGCGCTGATGAGCCAGCCGCGACTGCTGCTGCTGGATGAGCCTTCGCTGGGGCTGGCGCCGATTATCATTCAACAGATCTTCGATACCATTGAGCAACTGCGCCAGGAGGGCATGACTATTTTCCTGGTGGAGCAAAACGCCAATCAGGCGTTAAAGCTGGCCGATCGCGGCTACGTACTGGAGAACGGTCACGTGGTGCTGGAAGACAGCGGCGATGCGCTGCTGGCTAACGAGGCGGTACGCAGCGCTTACCTGGGTGCCTGA
- the livH gene encoding high-affinity branched-chain amino acid ABC transporter permease LivH, protein MSEQFLYFLQQLLNGVTLGSTYALIAIGYTMVYGIIGMINFAHGEVYMIGSYVSFIVIAALMMAGIDVGWVLIGAGFLAAIVIASAYGWSIERVAYRPVRSSKRLIALISAIGMSIFLQNYVSLTQGSRDLALPGLVSGQITLGESNGFAATISTMQVIIWLVTFLAMLALTLFIRYSRMGRACRACAEDLKMASLLGINTDRVISLTFVIGAAMAAVAGVLLGQFYGVINPYIGFMAGMKAFTAAVLGGIGSIPGAMLGGLVLGIAEALTSAYLSTEYKDVVSFALLIVVLLVMPTGILGRPEVEKV, encoded by the coding sequence ATGTCCGAGCAGTTTCTCTATTTTCTTCAGCAGTTGCTTAATGGCGTGACCTTAGGCAGCACCTACGCGCTGATCGCCATTGGCTATACCATGGTGTACGGCATTATCGGCATGATCAACTTCGCGCATGGCGAAGTGTATATGATCGGCAGCTATGTCTCGTTTATTGTGATTGCCGCCCTGATGATGGCTGGCATCGATGTCGGTTGGGTATTGATTGGTGCCGGTTTCCTGGCGGCAATCGTGATCGCCAGCGCTTATGGCTGGAGCATCGAGCGCGTCGCCTACAGGCCGGTGCGCTCCTCGAAACGCCTGATTGCACTGATCTCTGCCATCGGTATGTCTATCTTCCTGCAAAACTATGTCAGCCTGACGCAGGGCTCGCGCGATCTCGCCTTGCCGGGCCTGGTCAGCGGGCAAATAACGCTGGGCGAGAGCAATGGGTTTGCCGCTACCATCAGCACCATGCAGGTGATTATCTGGCTGGTAACCTTCCTCGCCATGCTGGCGTTGACGCTGTTTATCCGCTATTCACGCATGGGTCGCGCCTGTCGCGCCTGCGCGGAAGATCTAAAAATGGCCAGTTTGCTGGGGATCAACACCGACCGGGTGATTTCCCTGACCTTTGTGATCGGCGCGGCGATGGCGGCGGTTGCAGGCGTGCTGCTGGGGCAGTTTTATGGCGTCATTAACCCTTATATCGGCTTTATGGCGGGCATGAAGGCCTTTACCGCTGCGGTACTGGGCGGCATCGGCAGTATTCCCGGCGCGATGCTGGGCGGCCTGGTGTTAGGCATCGCCGAGGCGCTGACCTCCGCCTACCTCAGCACTGAATATAAAGATGTGGTCTCTTTTGCGCTGCTGATTGTGGTGCTGCTGGTGATGCCGACGGGGATCCTGGGTCGTCCGGAGGTAGAAAAAGTATGA
- a CDS encoding high-affinity branched-chain amino acid ABC transporter permease LivM, producing the protein MKPAHFFNAVISALMLLILAAFFMGMRLNLDGTRLVVNNAGSVRWNWIAIGCAVVFVFQLLRPLVGRRLKRSGHSGFVLPSFDGSTPKQKLLALLLIAAAVIWPFIVSRGTVDIATLTLIYVMLGLGLNVVVGLSGLLVLGYGGFYAIGAYTFALLNHYYGLGFWQCLPLAGLVSALFGLLLGFPVLRLRGDYLAIVTLGFGEIVRILLLNNTAITGGPNGISQIPKPTFFGLEFNRSPRDGGWDTFHHFFNLKYDPSDRIIFLYLVALLLVVLTLFVINRLLRMPLGRAWEALREDEIACRSLGLSPTRIKLTAFTISAAFAGFAGSLFAARQGFISPESFTFAESAFVLAIVVLGGMGSQFAVILAAILLVVSRELMRDLNEYSMLVLGALMVLMMIWRPQGLLPMQRPHLKLKRDQQGEQA; encoded by the coding sequence ATGAAGCCCGCTCACTTTTTTAATGCCGTTATTTCGGCGCTGATGCTGTTGATTCTTGCCGCATTCTTTATGGGCATGCGTCTTAATCTCGACGGTACGCGGCTGGTGGTCAACAATGCGGGCAGCGTGCGCTGGAACTGGATCGCCATCGGCTGCGCCGTGGTGTTTGTTTTCCAGCTGCTGCGTCCGCTGGTGGGACGTCGCCTGAAACGCAGCGGCCATAGCGGTTTTGTGCTGCCGAGCTTTGACGGCAGTACGCCAAAGCAGAAGCTGCTGGCGCTGCTGCTTATCGCGGCGGCGGTTATCTGGCCATTTATCGTCTCACGCGGCACGGTGGACATTGCCACGCTGACGCTGATTTACGTCATGCTTGGGCTGGGACTGAACGTAGTGGTAGGGCTTTCCGGCCTGCTGGTGCTGGGCTATGGCGGATTTTACGCCATCGGTGCTTATACCTTTGCCTTGCTTAACCACTATTACGGGCTGGGCTTTTGGCAATGTTTGCCGCTGGCGGGGCTGGTTTCCGCGCTGTTTGGCCTGCTGCTGGGCTTTCCGGTGCTGCGCCTGCGCGGCGATTATCTGGCAATCGTTACGCTCGGGTTCGGCGAGATTGTCCGTATTCTGCTGTTGAACAACACCGCTATTACCGGCGGTCCGAACGGTATCAGCCAGATCCCGAAGCCCACCTTTTTTGGCCTGGAGTTTAACCGCAGCCCGCGTGACGGCGGCTGGGATACGTTTCACCACTTCTTCAACCTGAAATATGATCCCAGCGACCGCATTATCTTCCTCTATCTGGTAGCGCTGTTGCTGGTGGTGCTGACGCTGTTTGTTATCAACCGTTTACTGCGCATGCCGCTGGGCCGCGCCTGGGAAGCGCTGCGTGAAGATGAAATCGCCTGTCGCTCTTTGGGCCTCAGCCCAACGCGCATCAAGCTCACCGCTTTCACTATCAGCGCCGCGTTTGCTGGTTTTGCCGGCAGCCTGTTTGCCGCTCGTCAGGGCTTTATCAGCCCGGAATCCTTTACCTTTGCCGAATCGGCCTTTGTGCTGGCGATTGTGGTGTTGGGCGGCATGGGCTCGCAGTTTGCGGTGATTCTGGCGGCGATCCTGCTGGTGGTTTCGCGTGAGCTGATGCGTGACCTGAATGAATACAGCATGTTAGTGCTGGGCGCGCTGATGGTGCTGATGATGATTTGGCGTCCGCAGGGATTATTACCGATGCAGCGTCCGCATCTGAAGCTGAAGCGCGATCAACAAGGAGAGCAGGCATGA
- the panM gene encoding aspartate 1-decarboxylase autocleavage activator PanM, whose amino-acid sequence MKLTIIRLQHLGAQDRIDLGKIWPGVDCDALEKKLNENHRLYAARFNERLLAAVELNIRGTQGELSKLEVREVTRRRGVGHYLIEEVIAQNPSLTHWWIADDGKADQQVIAAFMQACGFRTQADGWVYNVE is encoded by the coding sequence ATGAAATTGACAATTATTCGCCTGCAACATCTGGGCGCGCAGGATCGTATCGATCTCGGCAAGATTTGGCCTGGCGTTGACTGTGATGCGCTGGAAAAAAAGCTAAACGAAAATCATCGGCTCTACGCCGCGCGTTTTAATGAGCGGTTGCTGGCAGCGGTGGAGTTAAACATTCGCGGTACGCAGGGCGAGCTGTCAAAGCTGGAAGTCAGGGAGGTGACCCGTCGTCGTGGCGTTGGCCACTATTTGATCGAGGAAGTGATAGCGCAGAATCCGTCGCTGACGCACTGGTGGATTGCTGATGACGGCAAGGCCGATCAGCAGGTTATTGCTGCCTTTATGCAGGCCTGCGGCTTTCGTACTCAGGCTGACGGCTGGGTATATAACGTTGAGTAA
- the rpoH gene encoding RNA polymerase sigma factor RpoH, with protein sequence MTKEMHTLAIAPLGNLESYIRAANTWPMLTAEEEKALAERLHYQGDLDAAKTLILSHLRFVVHIARNYAGYGLPQADLIQEGNIGLMKAVRRFNPEVGVRLVSFAVHWIKAEIHEYVLRNWRIVKVATTKAQRKLFFNLRKTKQRLGWFNQDEVEMVARELGVSSKDVREMESRMAAQDMTFDLTSEDESGEGKSMAPVLYLQDKTSDFADGIEEDNWEHHAADKLSDALQGLDERSQHIIRARWLDDDNKTTLQELADQYGVSAERVRQLEKNAMKKLRMAIEA encoded by the coding sequence ATGACCAAAGAAATGCACACTTTAGCTATTGCTCCTCTTGGTAACCTGGAATCTTATATTCGGGCTGCCAACACCTGGCCGATGCTAACGGCAGAAGAGGAAAAAGCGCTGGCTGAACGGCTGCATTACCAGGGCGATCTGGATGCGGCTAAAACGCTGATCCTGTCTCACCTCCGCTTTGTTGTTCATATCGCTCGTAACTACGCGGGCTACGGCCTGCCGCAGGCGGATCTGATTCAGGAAGGCAATATCGGCCTGATGAAAGCGGTACGTCGCTTTAATCCTGAAGTTGGGGTTCGCCTGGTCTCGTTTGCTGTTCACTGGATCAAAGCGGAAATTCACGAATATGTGCTGCGTAACTGGCGCATCGTGAAGGTCGCGACCACCAAGGCACAGCGCAAACTGTTCTTTAACCTGCGTAAAACCAAGCAGCGTCTGGGCTGGTTTAATCAGGATGAAGTGGAAATGGTGGCGCGTGAGCTGGGCGTGAGCAGTAAAGACGTGCGTGAGATGGAATCGCGCATGGCCGCTCAGGATATGACTTTCGATCTGACTTCTGAAGATGAGTCAGGCGAAGGCAAAAGCATGGCCCCGGTGCTTTATCTCCAGGATAAAACATCTGACTTTGCCGACGGCATTGAGGAAGATAACTGGGAACACCATGCGGCTGATAAACTGAGCGACGCGCTACAGGGACTGGACGAGCGCAGCCAGCATATTATTCGTGCACGTTGGCTGGATGATGACAATAAAACCACGCTGCAGGAGCTGGCCGATCAATATGGCGTTTCGGCGGAGCGCGTGCGTCAGCTTGAGAAAAACGCAATGAAGAAATTGCGGATGGCAATAGAAGCGTAA
- a CDS encoding branched-chain amino acid ABC transporter substrate-binding protein, giving the protein MKISKGRIMLAGCMALAMSQAALAEDIKVAIVGAMSGPVAQYGDMQFTGATQAIADINAKGGINGNKLVAVKYDDACDPKQAVAVANKVINEGIRYVIGHLCSSSTQPASDIYEDEGVLMITPAATAADLTSRGYQLIMRTTGLDSDQGPTAAKYILDTLKPQRIAIVHDKQQYGEGLARSVQESLKKANAPIAMFEGITAGDKDFSTLIARLKKENIDFVYFGGYYPEMGQILRQARAAGLKTQFMGPEGVGNASLSNIAGAASEGMLVTLPKRYDQVEANQPIVNAIKAKKLDATGPFVWTTYAALQSLVAGIERSKSEEPADIAKNLKEGQPVPTVMGNLSWDQKGDLKGFEFGVFKWHADGTSTAVK; this is encoded by the coding sequence ATGAAAATAAGTAAAGGTCGCATAATGCTGGCAGGATGTATGGCGCTGGCTATGAGTCAGGCTGCGCTGGCGGAAGATATCAAAGTCGCGATCGTTGGTGCGATGTCCGGCCCGGTCGCACAGTACGGCGATATGCAATTTACCGGTGCTACCCAGGCGATTGCCGACATCAACGCCAAAGGTGGCATAAATGGTAATAAGCTGGTGGCGGTGAAATATGATGACGCCTGCGATCCCAAGCAGGCGGTCGCGGTTGCTAACAAAGTGATCAACGAAGGCATCCGTTATGTCATTGGTCATCTTTGCTCTTCTTCCACGCAGCCCGCTTCCGATATCTATGAAGATGAAGGCGTCCTGATGATTACGCCTGCCGCCACCGCAGCCGATCTGACTTCCCGTGGCTATCAGCTGATTATGCGCACCACCGGTCTGGATTCCGATCAGGGACCGACTGCCGCCAAGTATATTCTCGACACGCTTAAACCCCAGCGCATTGCCATTGTGCATGACAAACAGCAGTACGGCGAAGGGCTGGCGCGCTCGGTACAGGAGAGCCTGAAAAAAGCCAATGCGCCGATTGCGATGTTTGAAGGGATCACCGCAGGCGATAAAGATTTCTCTACGCTGATTGCGCGCCTGAAAAAAGAAAATATCGATTTCGTTTACTTTGGCGGTTACTACCCGGAAATGGGCCAGATCCTGCGTCAGGCACGTGCAGCTGGTCTGAAAACGCAGTTCATGGGACCGGAAGGGGTCGGCAACGCCTCTCTCTCTAATATCGCTGGCGCAGCGTCCGAAGGGATGCTGGTTACCCTGCCGAAACGCTATGACCAGGTAGAGGCAAACCAGCCGATTGTTAACGCGATTAAAGCTAAAAAGCTGGACGCTACCGGTCCGTTCGTCTGGACAACCTACGCGGCGCTGCAGTCGCTGGTTGCCGGTATAGAACGTAGCAAAAGCGAAGAGCCTGCGGATATCGCTAAAAACCTGAAAGAGGGCCAGCCGGTGCCGACCGTTATGGGCAACCTGAGCTGGGATCAGAAAGGTGACCTGAAAGGGTTTGAATTTGGCGTATTCAAATGGCACGCCGACGGCACCTCAACTGCCGTGAAATAA
- the ftsE gene encoding cell division ATP-binding protein FtsE — MIRFEEVSKAYLGGRQALQGVDFHLHPGEMAFLTGHSGAGKSTLLKLICGIERPSAGHIWFSGHDISRLKNSEVPFLRRQIGMIFQDHHLLMDRTVYDNVAIPLIIAGASGEDIRRRVSAALDKVGLLDKAKNFPIQLSGGEQQRVGIARAVVNKPAVLLADEPTGNLDDALSNDILRLFEEFNRVGVTVLMATHDMSLIGRRNYRVMTLSNGRLHGGDRG; from the coding sequence ATGATTCGCTTTGAAGAGGTCAGTAAGGCTTATCTCGGCGGTCGGCAAGCGCTGCAAGGAGTAGATTTTCATCTGCATCCGGGCGAGATGGCGTTTCTGACCGGCCATTCCGGCGCAGGGAAAAGTACCCTGTTGAAGCTGATTTGTGGCATTGAACGTCCCAGCGCGGGCCATATCTGGTTTAGCGGCCACGATATTAGCCGCCTGAAAAATAGCGAGGTGCCTTTTCTGCGCCGTCAGATCGGCATGATCTTTCAGGATCACCATTTGCTGATGGACCGCACGGTCTATGACAATGTGGCGATCCCGCTGATTATTGCCGGGGCGAGCGGGGAAGATATTCGCCGTCGCGTTTCAGCGGCGCTGGATAAGGTTGGCCTTCTCGACAAAGCGAAAAACTTTCCGATTCAGCTTTCGGGCGGCGAGCAGCAGCGCGTTGGGATAGCACGCGCCGTGGTTAACAAGCCTGCGGTGCTGCTGGCTGATGAGCCGACCGGTAACCTGGATGATGCGCTGTCGAATGATATTTTGCGGCTGTTTGAAGAGTTCAACCGCGTGGGCGTAACGGTGCTGATGGCTACGCACGATATGAGCTTAATTGGTCGCCGCAACTATCGGGTAATGACGCTCAGCAATGGAAGACTGCACGGAGGCGATCGTGGCTAA